A region of Haliotis asinina isolate JCU_RB_2024 chromosome 9, JCU_Hal_asi_v2, whole genome shotgun sequence DNA encodes the following proteins:
- the LOC137295916 gene encoding uncharacterized protein, producing MKWCQYWPTIWMSRMEIGSRQPVLNGLRGQSTTKHLSPGIYLEKGAQKHACYHEVRILLVEDSSFLLEAQTSPFSLSFVVPRWCLVKDVNWRKYGVLVGRSHDCYQAV from the exons ATGAAATGgtgtcaatattggcccacgatatggatgtcgagaatggagattggcagtcGGCAACCAGTTTTGAATGGTCTGCGAGGACAGTCGACcactaaacatctcagcccag GAATATATCTCGAGAAGGGGGCACAAAAACATGCCTGCT ATCATGAAGTTCGGATACTGCTGGTGGAAGACAGCTCGTTCCTCTTGGAGGCACAAACATCACCATTTTCCCTGTCATTTGTTGTTCCACGTTGGTGTCTTGTAAAGGATGTCAATTGGAGGAAATATG GAGTACTCGTTGGGAGAAGTCATGACTGTTACCAAGCAGTGTAA